Proteins encoded together in one Leptolyngbya sp. CCY15150 window:
- a CDS encoding helix-turn-helix domain-containing protein produces MNPRPLSPREQHLIDRYSYCQLGMTPQRFYAKWQVSQEDMAAICSRSVSTVRGWFRKGRSYRRPTPVDLRHLALMDFLLDNFDQIPADLRQALCATEQEDDHT; encoded by the coding sequence ATGAATCCCCGCCCCCTTTCTCCCCGCGAGCAGCATCTGATTGACCGGTACAGCTACTGCCAACTGGGTATGACGCCCCAGCGATTTTACGCCAAGTGGCAGGTGAGCCAGGAAGACATGGCGGCAATCTGCTCCCGCTCGGTCTCGACGGTGCGGGGCTGGTTTCGTAAGGGCCGCAGCTATCGTCGCCCCACCCCAGTTGACCTGCGCCATCTGGCCCTAATGGATTTTTTGCTCGACAACTTTGACCAGATTCCGGCAGACCTTCGGCAGGCTCTCTGCGCCACTGAGCAGGAAGACGATCACACCTAA